In Nicotiana tabacum cultivar K326 chromosome 17, ASM71507v2, whole genome shotgun sequence, one DNA window encodes the following:
- the LOC107773416 gene encoding uncharacterized protein LOC107773416 produces the protein MEKKSLQKPIKNTRFLITINVLGSAGPLRFVVSENDKVAGVVETALNQYAREGRLPILGSEVNDFFFYSASAGLDGLGPLDSIGSAGVRNFILCKKQKKLLMTEGRANAIAQNGKRGWKAWLTKSFNFKIHSH, from the exons ATGGAGAAGAAATCGTTGCAGAAGCCAATAAAGAATACTAGGTTCTTGATCACGATCAATGTCTTGGGAAGTGCTGGACCGTTAAGATTTGTAGTGAGTGAGAATGATAAGGTTGCTGGAGTTGTTGAAACTGCTCTGAACCAATATGCTCGTGAGGGCCGACTTCCAATTCTGGGCTCTGAAGTCAATGATTTCTTCTTTTACTCAGCCAGTGCTGGACTTGATG GTTTGGGACCATTGGACTCGATAGGATCAGCAGGAGTGAGGAATTTCATCCTCTGTAAGAAGCAAAAGAAGCTACTGATGACAGAAGGAAGGGCAAATGCGATTGCCCAGAATGGAAAAAGAGGTTGGAAGGCTTGGCTGACTAAGTCCTTTAACTTCAAGATTCATTCCCATTGA
- the LOC107773622 gene encoding uncharacterized protein At4g22758-like, with protein sequence MERKLMKSFSEKICMQKAIKKGEENKKVKNNSTRLLITVNVLGSAGPLRFVVSENDKVAVVVNTALKQYAREGRLPILSSNVNDFFLYTTNAGIDALGPLDSIGLVGVRNFILCKKQKQPLMTEGRANGIAQNGKKGWKAWLTKSFSFKIHSH encoded by the exons ATGGAGAGAAAGTTGATGAAATCATTTTCTGAGAAGATATGCATGCAGAAGGCAATAAAGAAAGGGGAGGAGAATAAGAAGGTGAAGAATAATAGTACTAGGTTGTTGATTACAGTAAATGTGTTGGGAAGTGCTGGGCCGTTAAGGTTTGTAGTGAGTGAGAATGATAAGGTTGCTGTGGTCGTTAACACTGCTCTCAAACAATATGCTCGTGAGGGCCGACTTCCGATTCTGAGTTCTAACGTCAACGATTTCTTTCTTTACACAACCAATGCTGGAATTGATG CTCTGGGACCATTGGACTCGATAGGATTAGTAGGAGTGAGAAATTTCATCCTTTGCAAGAAGCAAAAACAGCCACTGATGACAGAAGGAAGGGCAAATGGGATTGCTCAGAATGGGAAAAAGGGTTGGAAGGCTTGGCTGACTAAGTCCTTTAGCTTCAAGATTCATTCACATTGA